A single region of the Nitrososphaerota archaeon genome encodes:
- a CDS encoding HEPN domain-containing protein — MGESLLIVLPKRIEEKLREESERIGVSEEELVLEALSKILNEPIDPESRVELHLKLSEKYLRDAEDFLAKGDYVQASEKAWGAASQMVKALAARRGKEIRSHGELHKYVAELSGEKEDREIITLWFSASSLHQNFYENWLPEEAVRSGVENVKSFLEKLKKLL; from the coding sequence ATGGGTGAATCGCTGTTGATCGTACTACCGAAGAGGATTGAGGAGAAGTTAAGGGAGGAGTCTGAGAGGATCGGGGTTTCGGAGGAGGAGCTGGTGTTAGAGGCTTTATCGAAGATTCTTAATGAGCCCATCGACCCCGAGAGTAGAGTTGAGCTGCATTTGAAGCTTTCTGAGAAGTATTTGAGGGATGCTGAAGACTTCTTAGCTAAAGGAGACTATGTTCAAGCGTCGGAGAAGGCTTGGGGTGCTGCATCCCAGATGGTCAAGGCGCTTGCTGCGAGGAGAGGGAAAGAAATTAGAAGTCATGGGGAGTTGCATAAATATGTCGCAGAGTTGAGCGGAGAGAAAGAAGATAGGGAAATCATCACACTCTGGTTTTCAGCATCCTCCCTTCACCAAAACTTCTACGAAAATTGGCTCCCCGAAGAGGCTGTGAGAAGCGGTGTGGAGAACGTTAAAAGCTTTCTAGAGAAGTTGAAGAAACTTCTCTGA